Proteins from one Microbacterium faecale genomic window:
- the sucB gene encoding 2-oxoglutarate dehydrogenase, E2 component, dihydrolipoamide succinyltransferase, which yields MSTSVVLPALGESVTEGTVTRWLKQVGDTVEVDEPLLEVSTDKVDTEIPSPVAGVLEKILVQEDETAEVGAELAMVGDGEGSGGDASDDSAAADDAPQAAEPEQTEEAPAEAEQAEEQPAEQEAASSDAPTDSGDATDVILPELGESVTEGTITRWLKQVGDTVDVDEPLLEISTDKVDTEVPSPVAGTVLEHMAAEDDTVEVGAVLARVGSGSAAPAEKEEAPEPEKAAEPEKAPEPEKAPEPEKAAEPEKASEPETPAEAEKPAPTPAADEDADGRVYVTPLVRKLAAQHGVDLTSVKGSGVGGRIRKDDVLAAASSSGSAGQTQTASAPATKLETSPLRGTTEPMSRLRKVIASRAVESLNTTAQLTTVVEVDVTKLAQFRDEKKAEFLEKTGNKLSFLPFFSLAAVEALKAYPVINSTMEDDKIVYPDAENLSIAVDTDKGLYTPVLRDASSKNLAEIAAGIADLAARTRDSKLKPDDLSGGTFTITNTGSRGALFDTPLVFLPQSAILGTGIVFKRPGIAKVDGADAIAVRSYVYLALSYDHRTIDGADAARYLGAVKNRLEEANFAADLGI from the coding sequence ATGAGCACTTCCGTTGTCCTCCCCGCTCTCGGCGAGAGCGTCACCGAGGGAACGGTCACCCGCTGGCTGAAGCAGGTCGGCGACACCGTCGAGGTCGATGAACCGCTGCTCGAGGTCTCCACCGACAAGGTGGACACCGAGATCCCGTCGCCCGTCGCCGGTGTGCTCGAGAAGATCCTCGTTCAGGAGGATGAGACGGCCGAGGTCGGCGCGGAACTCGCGATGGTCGGCGACGGCGAAGGGTCGGGCGGCGACGCCTCCGACGACTCCGCTGCCGCAGACGACGCACCGCAGGCCGCCGAGCCCGAGCAGACCGAAGAGGCGCCCGCCGAGGCCGAGCAGGCCGAAGAGCAGCCCGCCGAGCAGGAGGCTGCGTCGAGCGACGCGCCGACTGACTCGGGCGACGCGACCGACGTGATCCTCCCCGAGCTCGGTGAGAGCGTCACGGAGGGCACGATCACGCGCTGGCTCAAGCAGGTTGGCGACACGGTCGACGTCGACGAGCCGCTCCTCGAGATCTCGACCGACAAGGTCGACACCGAGGTGCCCTCGCCCGTCGCTGGCACCGTGCTCGAGCACATGGCGGCCGAAGACGACACGGTCGAGGTCGGCGCAGTGCTCGCGCGCGTCGGCTCCGGATCCGCGGCTCCGGCCGAGAAGGAAGAGGCCCCGGAGCCCGAAAAGGCTGCCGAGCCCGAAAAGGCTCCGGAACCCGAGAAGGCCCCCGAGCCTGAAAAGGCCGCGGAGCCCGAGAAGGCGTCGGAGCCCGAGACGCCCGCAGAAGCGGAGAAGCCGGCACCGACGCCCGCTGCCGACGAGGACGCGGATGGGCGCGTGTACGTTACGCCCCTCGTGCGCAAGCTCGCCGCGCAGCACGGTGTCGACCTCACCTCGGTCAAGGGCTCGGGAGTCGGCGGTCGTATCCGCAAGGACGACGTGCTGGCCGCGGCTTCCTCCTCCGGTTCCGCCGGGCAGACGCAGACCGCGTCGGCACCGGCCACGAAGCTCGAGACGTCGCCCCTGCGCGGCACGACCGAGCCCATGTCGCGCCTGCGGAAGGTCATCGCCAGCCGTGCGGTCGAGTCGCTCAACACGACGGCTCAGCTGACGACCGTCGTCGAGGTCGACGTCACGAAGCTCGCGCAGTTCCGCGACGAGAAGAAGGCCGAGTTCCTCGAGAAGACGGGCAACAAGCTCTCCTTCCTGCCGTTCTTCTCGCTCGCCGCTGTCGAGGCGCTCAAGGCGTACCCGGTGATCAACTCGACGATGGAAGACGACAAGATCGTCTACCCCGACGCCGAGAACCTCTCGATCGCGGTCGACACCGACAAGGGCCTGTACACGCCCGTGCTGCGCGACGCCTCGTCGAAGAACCTCGCCGAGATCGCCGCGGGTATCGCGGATCTCGCCGCACGCACGCGCGACAGCAAGTTGAAGCCGGATGACCTGTCGGGCGGAACGTTCACCATCACCAACACGGGATCGCGCGGCGCGCTCTTCGACACCCCGCTGGTCTTCCTGCCGCAGTCGGCGATCCTCGGAACCGGCATCGTGTTCAAGCGTCCCGGTATCGCGAAGGTCGACGGCGCGGACGCGATCGCGGTGCGCTCGTACGTGTACCTCGCGCTCTCGTACGACCACCGCACGATCGACGGTGCCGACGCGGCGCGTTACCTCGGAGCGGTCAAGAACCGCCTCGAGGAGGCGAACTTCGCCGCTGATCTCGGCATCTGA
- the lpdA gene encoding dihydrolipoyl dehydrogenase: MTDHTFDLVVLGGGSGGYAAALRAAELGSSVAIIEADLLGGTCLHRGCVPTKALLHTAEVAETVRRAGTVGVEATLGGIDAAAARAWRTKLIDGKHRGLSSLVAARGITVVTGRGVLADADGRPAVAVGEDRWIGTDVVLATGAVPRTVPGVEFGGRILDSTAALALDETPGRVVVLGGGVIGVEFASAWRTLGAEVTIVEALDGLIQNEDPSSSAALEKALRRRGIALELGARVAGATENGEGVTVSIEREEVTSHIEADYLLVAVGRSPATGELGLDTLGIDTQRGFVATDDTLRTTGAHVWAVGDIVAGPQLAHRGFRHGAFVAETIAGLSPSPLDDALFPRVTYSTPEIASVGLTEPQAIAAHGSGRVVVQEVPLSSNAKTEIVSAGSTARSGFVKVVALDGGPVIGVHLVGERVGELITEGQLAVAWEAHPADIAPLVHAHPSQSEALGEAFLALAGSPLHTM; encoded by the coding sequence ATGACCGACCACACCTTCGATCTCGTCGTGCTCGGCGGCGGCAGCGGCGGCTACGCGGCCGCGCTGCGCGCGGCTGAGCTCGGCAGCTCCGTTGCCATCATCGAGGCGGACCTCCTCGGCGGCACGTGCCTGCACCGCGGGTGCGTGCCGACGAAGGCTCTCCTGCATACCGCGGAGGTCGCCGAGACCGTCCGGCGCGCTGGCACGGTCGGCGTCGAGGCGACGCTCGGGGGTATCGACGCCGCCGCGGCACGCGCGTGGCGAACGAAGCTGATCGACGGCAAGCACCGCGGTCTGTCGTCGCTCGTGGCCGCACGTGGCATCACCGTGGTCACCGGGCGCGGCGTACTCGCCGACGCCGACGGTCGGCCTGCCGTGGCCGTCGGCGAGGATCGCTGGATCGGCACGGACGTCGTGCTCGCCACCGGCGCGGTGCCGCGCACCGTTCCCGGTGTCGAGTTCGGCGGCCGAATCCTCGACTCGACCGCCGCTCTCGCGCTCGATGAGACCCCCGGTCGCGTCGTCGTCCTCGGCGGCGGCGTCATCGGTGTCGAGTTCGCGAGCGCCTGGCGCACCCTCGGCGCCGAGGTCACGATCGTCGAGGCCCTGGACGGCCTCATCCAGAACGAGGATCCGTCCTCCTCGGCAGCGCTCGAGAAAGCCCTCCGTCGTCGCGGCATCGCTCTCGAACTCGGTGCACGCGTCGCGGGCGCGACGGAGAACGGCGAGGGCGTGACGGTCTCGATCGAGCGTGAAGAGGTCACGTCTCACATCGAGGCCGACTATCTCCTCGTCGCTGTCGGCCGCTCCCCTGCCACCGGCGAACTCGGTCTGGACACGCTCGGGATCGACACGCAGCGCGGCTTCGTCGCGACCGACGACACCCTGCGCACGACGGGCGCCCACGTGTGGGCCGTGGGCGACATCGTCGCGGGCCCGCAGCTTGCCCACCGCGGCTTCCGACACGGCGCGTTCGTCGCCGAGACGATCGCCGGACTGTCCCCCTCTCCGCTCGACGACGCCCTCTTCCCCCGGGTGACCTACTCGACCCCGGAGATCGCTTCGGTGGGACTGACCGAACCGCAGGCGATCGCGGCCCACGGCTCCGGCCGGGTGGTCGTGCAGGAGGTGCCGCTGTCGAGCAACGCCAAGACCGAGATCGTCTCTGCGGGAAGCACCGCGCGCTCAGGATTCGTCAAGGTTGTCGCCCTCGACGGTGGCCCGGTCATCGGTGTTCACCTCGTCGGCGAGCGCGTCGGCGAGCTCATCACGGAGGGGCAGCTCGCCGTCGCATGGGAGGCGCACCCGGCTGATATCGCGCCGCTCGTCCATGCCCACCCCTCCCAAAGCGAAGCGCTCGGCGAGGCATTCCTCGCCCTCGCTGGATCGCCCCTGCACACGATGTGA
- a CDS encoding leucyl aminopeptidase, with protein sequence MPLPDISITHVPFPAEEADVLVLAVPTLDDDALEGFDGLRPALEAIAFTGKKGSFARVYAPEFTAAPLAVVGLGADADAHVIRDEVGAAVRQLTGVDTLAVHVASEVDGAWSAAAEGAALGGYRFDSLKSGSDEGRADGRRASSIVVHAPESASEEDLAPVRAHARAVALVKDLVSTPADRQSPEQLADVATSAVADLPVQTTVWDEKALADGGFGGILGVGRGSERPPRLVRLDYAPDGAERHIALVGKGITFDTGGLSLKPAASMVGMQEDMTGAAEVLAVVRAAAELELPVRVTAWLCIADNMPSGRATRPGDVLTIADGTTVEVTNTDAEGRLVLADGLVAASRESPDVIVDVATLTGAVLVALGTRHTGVLGHGEAPDAFLAAAERTGEPAWRLPLAEHMKPELDSRVADMQNANVGNRAAGTIYAGLFLQRFIGRVDNDKNGEQIDWVHLDIAGSGMSTTSPFGFTDKGPTGASTRALIEFVAAGGTA encoded by the coding sequence ATGCCCCTTCCGGATATTTCGATCACCCATGTCCCTTTCCCCGCCGAGGAAGCCGACGTGCTGGTCCTCGCCGTCCCGACGCTCGACGATGACGCGCTCGAGGGCTTCGACGGACTGCGCCCCGCGCTCGAGGCGATCGCCTTCACGGGCAAGAAGGGCTCCTTCGCGCGGGTCTACGCTCCTGAGTTCACCGCGGCGCCACTCGCCGTCGTGGGGCTCGGAGCTGACGCCGACGCGCACGTCATCCGCGACGAGGTCGGTGCCGCCGTCCGCCAGCTGACAGGCGTCGACACCCTCGCCGTTCACGTCGCCTCCGAGGTCGATGGCGCCTGGAGCGCCGCTGCCGAGGGCGCCGCGCTCGGCGGCTACCGATTCGACTCGCTCAAGAGCGGATCCGACGAAGGCCGTGCTGACGGACGCCGCGCGAGCAGCATCGTCGTCCACGCGCCGGAGTCGGCGTCCGAGGAGGACCTTGCGCCTGTGCGTGCGCACGCACGGGCAGTCGCCCTGGTGAAGGATCTCGTCTCGACGCCCGCCGATCGCCAGTCGCCGGAACAGCTCGCGGACGTCGCGACGAGCGCGGTCGCCGACCTGCCGGTGCAGACAACCGTATGGGACGAGAAGGCGCTCGCCGACGGCGGGTTCGGCGGAATCCTCGGCGTCGGTCGCGGGTCTGAGCGCCCGCCCCGCCTGGTGCGCCTCGACTACGCACCCGACGGTGCCGAGCGCCACATTGCGCTCGTCGGCAAGGGCATCACGTTCGACACGGGAGGACTCTCCCTCAAGCCCGCCGCCAGCATGGTCGGCATGCAGGAAGACATGACGGGCGCCGCCGAGGTGCTCGCCGTCGTCCGCGCCGCCGCCGAGCTCGAGCTTCCCGTGCGCGTCACGGCCTGGTTGTGCATCGCGGACAACATGCCCTCGGGTCGCGCGACACGACCGGGCGATGTGCTGACGATTGCCGACGGCACGACCGTCGAGGTCACCAATACCGACGCCGAAGGGCGGCTGGTCCTCGCCGATGGTCTCGTCGCCGCGAGCCGAGAGAGTCCGGATGTGATCGTGGACGTCGCGACGCTGACGGGTGCCGTCCTCGTCGCCCTCGGCACGCGCCACACCGGCGTGCTCGGCCACGGCGAGGCGCCCGATGCATTCCTCGCAGCCGCCGAGCGCACGGGCGAGCCTGCCTGGCGCCTGCCGCTCGCGGAGCACATGAAGCCCGAACTCGATTCGCGCGTCGCCGACATGCAGAACGCGAACGTCGGCAATCGCGCCGCCGGCACGATCTATGCAGGCCTGTTCCTGCAGCGTTTCATCGGGCGGGTCGACAACGACAAGAACGGTGAGCAGATCGACTGGGTCCACCTCGACATCGCCGGATCCGGAATGAGCACGACGAGCCCCTTCGGCTTCACCGACAAGGGACCGACCGGCGCCTCCACGCGCGCGCTCATCGAGTTCGTCGCCGCAGGCGGCACGGCGTAG
- a CDS encoding proteasome assembly chaperone family protein, whose amino-acid sequence MAWNPEIFDRVANAPVVPPRLPLVVLLTGFTDAGGTVSSIVDYMRDDLDPQPVAVFRNDALLDYRARRPVITFDQDHLSEFRAPRLELSLVADALGQPFLLLSGYEPDFGWEGVVDVLLALADEFDVSTMTWVHAIAMPVPHTREMTTTVSGSRADLVQAHSVWKPRTQAPATLGHLIEFRMSEDGYPVAGFVMLVPHYLAETDFPGATLAALDRLMTATGLVFALDGVREEHRAYLGRVEDQIANNDELARMVEALEERFDSYMAADGQTGAADDQRFDEGDLPSADELAAELERFLADRPGDDEGLF is encoded by the coding sequence ATGGCTTGGAATCCGGAGATCTTCGACCGGGTGGCGAACGCTCCCGTCGTGCCGCCGCGCCTTCCGCTGGTCGTGCTCCTGACGGGCTTCACCGATGCGGGTGGCACCGTATCGAGCATCGTCGACTACATGCGGGACGATCTCGACCCGCAGCCCGTGGCCGTTTTCCGTAATGACGCTCTGCTCGACTACCGGGCGCGTCGCCCCGTGATTACATTCGACCAGGATCACCTGTCGGAGTTCCGGGCGCCGCGCCTCGAACTGTCGCTGGTGGCCGATGCGCTCGGACAGCCGTTCCTGCTGTTGTCGGGATACGAGCCGGACTTCGGGTGGGAGGGTGTCGTCGACGTGCTCCTCGCGCTGGCCGACGAGTTCGACGTGTCGACCATGACGTGGGTCCACGCGATCGCGATGCCGGTGCCGCATACGCGCGAGATGACGACCACGGTGAGCGGATCGCGCGCCGACCTCGTCCAGGCGCACTCCGTCTGGAAGCCGCGCACGCAGGCGCCGGCGACGCTCGGGCATCTCATCGAGTTCCGGATGTCGGAGGACGGATACCCGGTCGCGGGATTCGTCATGCTCGTGCCGCACTACCTCGCCGAGACCGACTTCCCTGGAGCGACCCTCGCGGCGCTCGACCGCCTCATGACCGCAACGGGCCTCGTCTTTGCGCTCGATGGCGTTCGCGAGGAACATCGCGCATATCTCGGCCGTGTCGAAGACCAGATCGCGAACAACGACGAGCTCGCACGCATGGTCGAGGCGCTCGAGGAGCGCTTCGACTCGTACATGGCGGCCGACGGTCAGACGGGCGCGGCAGACGACCAGCGATTCGATGAGGGCGACCTGCCGAGTGCCGACGAGCTCGCCGCCGAGCTCGAGCGTTTCCTCGCCGACCGTCCCGGAGATGACGAAGGTCTGTTCTAG